A stretch of Clostridium sp. BJN0001 DNA encodes these proteins:
- a CDS encoding YbaB/EbfC family nucleoid-associated protein: MARGGFPGGFGGGNMNNLMKQAQKLQKQMEETQKELEKKEFEASVGGGAVVVKATGKKEITSIRIKKEAVDPDDVEMLEDLIMTAVNEALKKADEETADKMGKITGKMPGGLF; this comes from the coding sequence ATGGCAAGAGGCGGATTCCCAGGAGGTTTTGGGGGAGGAAACATGAATAATCTTATGAAGCAGGCTCAAAAACTTCAAAAACAGATGGAGGAAACTCAGAAAGAACTTGAAAAAAAAGAGTTTGAAGCATCTGTTGGAGGTGGAGCTGTAGTTGTTAAAGCTACAGGAAAGAAAGAAATAACATCTATAAGAATAAAGAAAGAAGCAGTTGATCCTGATGATGTTGAAATGCTTGAAGATTTAATTATGACAGCAGTTAATGAAGCACTTAAAAAAGCTGATGAAGAAACTGCAGATAAGATGGGCAAAATTACAGGAAAAATGCCAGGTGGATTATTTTAA